CTGAGCGGTCGGCAGTCCGCGCTCCGGCGGGCCGGTGCGACGATGGGGGACGGGAGGAACGCCATGAGCGAGGAGCACGCGCACTACTGGACCCATCCGGCCCTGCCCGCGGTCGACCTGCTGGACGCCCGCTACGTCCGGCACACCTTCGGCCGGCACACCCACGACTCCTACGTGATCGCGGCGATCACCAGCGGTGTCGAGGCCTTCCACTACCGTGGCACGATCGAACGCGTGGGCGCCGGCAGCCTCGGGCTGGTCGACCCCGACACCCTGCACACCGGCCAGGCGGGCGTTCCCGACGGCTGGACCTACCAGGTCCTCTACCCGAGCACGGCGAGCGTCCGGACGGTCGCCGACGAGCTCGGCGCGCCGCTCGGCACCCCCGGCTTCCGCAAAGCCGTCGTCGACGACGACCGGCTCACCCGGCTCGTCGCCCAGGTCCACCTGGCGGCCGCGCAGAACCAGGTGCTGGCCGCGAGCACGCTGCTGCGCGAACTCCTCGCCCACACCCTGCGCCGGCACACCGCTGCCCGCGTCCCCGACAGCCCGCCGGCCGCCGCCGCCCGGCAGGCCGCCCGACTGGCCCGGGACCTGCTCGCCGCGGACCTCACCGACCCGCCGACCCTGGAGGAGCTCGCGGAGGCCGTGGGCGCCCGGCCGTTCCCGCTGCTCCGCGCCTTCCGCACGGTCTACGGGCTGCCGCCGCACGCCTGGCTGACCCAGCGCCGGGTCAGCACCGCCCGGCTGCTGCTGGACGCCGGGACCCCGCCCGCCGAGGCCGCGGTCCGGGTCGGCTTCGTCGACCAGGCACATCTCGGCCGGCACTTCCGGCGGATCATGGGCGTTCCACCCGGCGCCTACCGCCGGGCCAACGCCCCGGCCGCCCGCGACGCCCTCGCGGCCCGCGCCGACCTCTGAGCGGATCTCTGCGCCGACCTCTGCGCCGACGGGAGGCAGGGCCGGACCGCCCGCAGGAACGTACAAGAAAGCGGGACCCGGCCGCCGCCACCATGGCGGGATGACGGCACTACACCAGTCCGACCCGTCCCTGGGCACCGTTTCCGCAGGGAGCGGCGCCGCGCCCCGGCGCTCCGACCGGGCGGTCGTCCGCGACTCGCTCACGGTCGGCCTGACCGTCGGCGTCTCCGGGACCGCTTTCGGCGTCGCCGGGGCCACCGCGCATCTGACGGTCCTGCAGACCTGCGTCCTCAGCCTGCTGGTGTTCACCGGCGCCTCGCAGTTCGCGCTGGTCGGCGCGTTGGCGGCGGGCGCCGCGGTACCGGCCGCCGTCGCCGGGGCGCTCTTTCTCGGCCTCCGCAACGTCTTCTACGGGCTGCGGCTCGGGCCCCGGCTGGAACTGCCGCGGCTGCTGCGGCCGCTGGCGGCCCAGACGGTGATCGACGAGACCGCCGCGGTCACCCTGGTCCAGCCCGACCGGCGCTCCGCCCGGATCGGCTTCGCGACCACCGGCATCAGCCTCTACCTGGTGTGGAACCTGGCGACCCTGGCCGGGGCGCTCGGCGCGGGCGCCCTGGGGAACCCGGCGCGCTACGGCCTGGACGCCGCCGGACCGGCCGTGTTCCTGGCCCTGCTCGGCCCGAGGCTGCGCGAGGGCGGGACCGAACGGCTGGTCGCACTGGTCGGCGTGGTGCTGGCGCTCGCGGCGGTGCCGGTGCTCCCGGCGGGTCTGCCGGTGCTGCTGGCCCTGGCGGCGGTGCCGCTGGCCCTGCTGGTGGAGCGGAACCGGTCCGAGTCGAAGCCGGAACCGGAGTCGGAGTCGGAGCCGGAGGAGGATCGGGCATGAGCGTCTGGATCGCGGTGCTGGCCACCGCCGCCGGCTGCTACCTCTGCAAGCTGCTCGGGCTGTCCGTCCCGGCCGGGCTGCTCGACCGCCCTGCCGTCCGCCGGTTCGCGGCGCTGGCGCCGATCGCGCTGCTGGCGGCACTGACCGCGCTGCAGACCTTCGGCCGCGGCACCCACGGGCTGACCCTGGACGCCAGGGCGCTCGGGCTGGCCGCCGCCGGCCTCGCACTCTGGCGGCGCGCGCCCTTCCTGGTCGTGGTGCTGGTCGCGGTGGTGGTGACCGCCCTGGCACGACTGGTCTGAGAGCCGGGCCCGCCGCGCCGGGTAGGGTTTCGGTGGCGGCGGACCGCGCGGAAAGAGAGCTGACAGATGCGCCTGACGGAGTTCTGGACGAAGATGAACGACCACTTCGGTCCGGCCTACGCCGACAGCTTCGCCCGGGACCATGTGATGACGGAGCTCGGCGGGCGCACCGTGTGGCAGGCCCTGGATGCGGGCTGGGAGGCCAAGGACGTGTGGCGGGCCGTGTGCGCCGCGATGGGCGTGCCCGCGTCACGGCAGTAGCCGGGGAGCGGTGGCCTGGGCGGCATATGATGGTCAATCACAGTAAATAGGACAGACTGGGTGCCGTGGCAGGCACCGACAGCGACTCCCCGACCCCGGACTCCCCGACCCCGGACTCCCCGACCCCGGACTCCCCGACTCCCGGCTCTTCGCCCTCCGACTCTCCGCCCCCCGACGCGCCCACCCCCGGCGGCGGGGCCGCGCGGCTGCCGCGCTGGCTGCCGCGGGCGATGCTGGTGGGCCTGCTGCTGGTCGGCCTGTTCGAGCTGGCCAGCTGGGCCTTCCTGCGGCTGACCGACTTCCTGACGACCCTGCTGGTCTCCTTCGTCCTCTCGCTGGCCATGGAGCCCGCGGTGGACCGGATGGCGGCCAGGGGGATGCGCCGGGGGCTGGCGACCTTCCTGGTCTTCCTGGTCGCCGGGGTGCTCTGCGCCGGCTTCGTCGCCGCGATGGGGACCCTGCTGGTCGACCAGGTGTCCCAGGTGGTGTCCCGGCTGCCGCACCTGCTGGACCGGCTGATCGACTGGGTCAACCGGACCTTCCACCAGGACTACTCGGTGGCACAGCTCCAGCGCTCCGTGCTGAGCAACGCCGACGACCTGGAGACGTACGCGCAGAAGGCCGCGAACAACATCTGGGGCTTCTCCAGCTCGATCCTCGGCGGGGTCTTCCAGCTGTTCACCATCGCCCTGTTCACCTTCTACTTCACCGCGGACGGCCCCCGGCTGCGGCGCGCCCTTTGCTCGGTGCTGCCCCCGGCGCGCCAGACGGAGGTGCTGCGGGCCTGGGAGATCGGGATCGAGAAGACCGGCGGCTACCTCTACTCCCGGGCGCTGCTCGCGGTCGTCTCGACGGCGGCGCACTTCGCGCTGCTGGCGTTGCTGGGCATCCCGTACGCGGCGGCGCTGGCGGTCTGGGTCGGCGCGGTCTCGCAGTTCGTGCCGACGGTCGGCACCTATCTGGCCGGGGCGCTGCCGGTGCTGGTCGCGTTGACCGGCGACCCGGTCAACGCTCTCTGGATCCTGCTCTTCGTCATCGCCTACCAGCAGGTGGAGAACTACCTGCTGCAGCCGAGGATCACCGCGCGGACGGTGGAGATCCACCCGGCCGTGGCCTTCGGCGCGGTGATCGCCGGCGCCGCGCTGCTGGGCGCCGTGGGCGCGCTGATCGCCATCCCGGTGGCGGCGACGCTGCAGGGCTTCGTCGGCAGCTACATCCGCCGCTACGACCTGGTGGAACCGGCCGGTCCGAGCCGCTGGCGGTCGACGCCCGACGGTGCGGACCCGGGGGGACGCCCGACCTCCGCTTGAATCGAACTAATGTTCCCTATACTGGGACGT
The Streptacidiphilus albus JL83 genome window above contains:
- a CDS encoding AraC family transcriptional regulator codes for the protein MSEEHAHYWTHPALPAVDLLDARYVRHTFGRHTHDSYVIAAITSGVEAFHYRGTIERVGAGSLGLVDPDTLHTGQAGVPDGWTYQVLYPSTASVRTVADELGAPLGTPGFRKAVVDDDRLTRLVAQVHLAAAQNQVLAASTLLRELLAHTLRRHTAARVPDSPPAAAARQAARLARDLLAADLTDPPTLEELAEAVGARPFPLLRAFRTVYGLPPHAWLTQRRVSTARLLLDAGTPPAEAAVRVGFVDQAHLGRHFRRIMGVPPGAYRRANAPAARDALAARADL
- a CDS encoding AzlC family ABC transporter permease, producing MTALHQSDPSLGTVSAGSGAAPRRSDRAVVRDSLTVGLTVGVSGTAFGVAGATAHLTVLQTCVLSLLVFTGASQFALVGALAAGAAVPAAVAGALFLGLRNVFYGLRLGPRLELPRLLRPLAAQTVIDETAAVTLVQPDRRSARIGFATTGISLYLVWNLATLAGALGAGALGNPARYGLDAAGPAVFLALLGPRLREGGTERLVALVGVVLALAAVPVLPAGLPVLLALAAVPLALLVERNRSESKPEPESESEPEEDRA
- a CDS encoding AzlD domain-containing protein; its protein translation is MSVWIAVLATAAGCYLCKLLGLSVPAGLLDRPAVRRFAALAPIALLAALTALQTFGRGTHGLTLDARALGLAAAGLALWRRAPFLVVVLVAVVVTALARLV
- a CDS encoding DUF3046 domain-containing protein, with translation MRLTEFWTKMNDHFGPAYADSFARDHVMTELGGRTVWQALDAGWEAKDVWRAVCAAMGVPASRQ
- a CDS encoding AI-2E family transporter, coding for MAGTDSDSPTPDSPTPDSPTPDSPTPGSSPSDSPPPDAPTPGGGAARLPRWLPRAMLVGLLLVGLFELASWAFLRLTDFLTTLLVSFVLSLAMEPAVDRMAARGMRRGLATFLVFLVAGVLCAGFVAAMGTLLVDQVSQVVSRLPHLLDRLIDWVNRTFHQDYSVAQLQRSVLSNADDLETYAQKAANNIWGFSSSILGGVFQLFTIALFTFYFTADGPRLRRALCSVLPPARQTEVLRAWEIGIEKTGGYLYSRALLAVVSTAAHFALLALLGIPYAAALAVWVGAVSQFVPTVGTYLAGALPVLVALTGDPVNALWILLFVIAYQQVENYLLQPRITARTVEIHPAVAFGAVIAGAALLGAVGALIAIPVAATLQGFVGSYIRRYDLVEPAGPSRWRSTPDGADPGGRPTSA